The genomic window ACTTATGGCCCGGAACCTTTGGAGCCTGGGCTTACTCAAAGCTATTTAAATTCCATTATCAAGCGTTATAAAAATAGAAAGATAAAGCAACTACTTTTAGACCAATCTCTAATTTCTGGTCTGGGAAATATCTACGTTGATGAGGCTTGTTTTTACGCTAAAATAAAACCAACCCGTCGCTCCGGCAGTCTAACATCAAAAGAACGCCAAGACTTATTTTTAAGCATCAAAAAGGCTCTTCGGTTAGGCATTAAACATGGCGGCACGACAATGGATCATTATCGCCATTCTGACGGCAGTCAGGGCAATATGCGGGAATACCTTAAAGTTTACGGCCGGGCCAATAAAACTTGTCTAAGAAAAAATTGTTTTGGCACAATAAAAAAAATAAAACTTGCCCAGCGCGGAACTCATTATTGCAATGTTTGCCAAAAATAGTCTAGGTAATTACAAAAAATAATCCAAAAGCAAAGTTAGGATAATTCCAACTAATATACCGACCACAACCTCAACTGGTTTATGCCCAAGCCGTTGCCGCAACAATGGATGATCGCGATTATCAATGTTTGATTTTTTTAACAAATCACTTATCAAGCTAGATTGTTTTTGCATTGTATAGCGAAAACCGAAAGCATCTCTAATAATAACTAAAGCGAACACTAAGCTAACCGCAAAGATAGGCGAAGACAGTCCTTCACGCAATGCAATTAGAGTGACTAAAGAAGTTACAAAAGCTGAATGTGAAGACGGCATCCCGCCGTAGTCGGTAAAGATATTCTTAATTGTCAAACTACCCTTAATGCCGTCTACGGCTAGCTTTAAGATTTGAGTTAGTAATGTTACAATAATTGGTATAACAAACAAACTATAGTTCATGTTAACAGATTATTTATTATCCATTGCTGCCGGCGCCATTCAGGGGGTAACAGAATTTTTACCGATTTCCAGTTCCGGCCACCTAGTTTTATTTCACAATCTGTTTAGTTTAGTTGAAAATAATTTAGCTTTTGATGTGGCCTTGCATTTTGGTACGCTAGCAGCGTTGGTATGGTATTTTAAAGAGGATGTCATTAATTATATACAAGGATGGTTAAAAAGTCTATCACGTTTTGATTGGCAAAAGCCGGAACAAAAAATTCCTTGGCTAATTATTTTGGCAACTTTACCGGCAGTTATTTTTGCGTTATATGCCGAAAACTCAATTGAATTAATTTTTAGAAATAATTTATCTGTTGCCACCATGCTTATAGCCTTTGGCGTCTTATTAATATTAGCGGATCAATTCAGTCAAAAAAAATTTGACATAACTAATCTTGGGATTGCGGCTGCTTTGTTTATCGGGGTGGCTCAAAGCTTAGCTTTAATACCGGGAGTTTCGCGGTCTGGCATTACCATTATTGCCGCTTTGGCGGTCGGCTTAAAGCGTTTTGAAGCCGCTAAATTTTCGTTTTTATTAGGTATCCCAATTTTACTTGCTGCTTTTTTAAAAAAACTTACGGATTTAAACGCTTATAACAACAATGATTTAGTTTTAGTAATTTTAGGCGTTTTAAGCTCTGCTATTGTCGGTTATTTAGTAATTAAATATTTTTTAAAATTATTGCAAAAAAAATCGCTTAAGATTTTTGGCTGGTATAGAATCGCGCTTGGGCTGTTTATTTTAATTTTACTTTTATGAAGTTGATTAATAATCTTATCGATGAAGGCACAATCAAAACGCCAGCCATCATTTCTGCCTTTAAGGCCGTTTCGCGTCAAGATTTTTTACCGCCAGAAAGTAAACATTTAGCCAATCAGAATAGACCGATACCAATCGGCCACGGCGTAACTAATTCTCAACCCTACACTGTGGCTTTTATGCTTGAACTTTTACAACCACAAGCCGGCCAAAAAATTTTAGATATTGGCTCAGGCTCAGCTTGGCAAACAGTGTTGCTTGCTCATATTGTCGGAGATAAAGGTTCCGTTTATGCGATTGAAAGAATTCCTGAAATTAAGAGGTTCGGAGAGCAAAACGCCAAATTATACAATTTTAAAAACATTTCATTTTATTGCCAAGACGGAAGCCATGGGTTGCCCAATCAAGCGCCGTTTGATAGGATAGTCGTGGCTGCCGCAGCCGCCGGGGATTATCAAGCCATAAAGCAACAATTAAAAGTTGGTGGCCGGTTAGTAATTCCAACCGCGGCTCAAGATATTAGGCTGATAATTAGAGAATCTAAGCACAACTACAGAGAGCAAATATTTCCAGGCTTTGTATTCGTTCCGTTAATTTCTGACTATTCATGAAAGCAATAATTTTAGCTGGCGGCAAGGGCACGCGCCTGCGCCCGTTGACTTTAACTACGCCCAAGCCATTAATCGATGTTCATGGCATTACGCTAACTGAACAAGTTATTAATATTTTAAAAAAACACGGTGTTACCGAGGTAACATTAAGTTTAGGTTATATGGCTGATAAAGTGAAAGAGTATTTTGAAGACAAGAAAATATCAGGCGTTAGTATTGATTACTTAATTGAAGAAGAACCTATGGGCACAGCCGCTCCGTTGATGTTACTTAAAAAAGCCGGCCGGGAGATTAAAGAGGATTTTGTTTGCGTTAATGGAGATAATCTTTTTAGTTTAGATTTAACAAAAATGATTGAGTTTCATAAGCGTAATCATGCGGTTGCAACCATTGGCCTGACTACGGTTGATGATGTTAGCCAATTCGGCGTGTTTGCTTTTGATGGTGATAGGTTGGTTGATTTTGTAGAAAAGCCAAAACCAGACGAAGCCCCAAGTAATTTTATTAATTCCGGTTACTATGTATTTTCGCCTAAAATTTTTAATCATATTGAAATTAAAGATTTTTCACAATTTGAACTTGATGTTTTTCCCCACTTGGCTCGGGGCGGGATGCTTTACGGTTTTAAGGATAAAGGGCAATGGTTTGATACCGGCACGCATGAACGT from Candidatus Buchananbacteria bacterium CG10_big_fil_rev_8_21_14_0_10_42_9 includes these protein-coding regions:
- a CDS encoding nucleotidyltransferase, with product MKAIILAGGKGTRLRPLTLTTPKPLIDVHGITLTEQVINILKKHGVTEVTLSLGYMADKVKEYFEDKKISGVSIDYLIEEEPMGTAAPLMLLKKAGREIKEDFVCVNGDNLFSLDLTKMIEFHKRNHAVATIGLTTVDDVSQFGVFAFDGDRLVDFVEKPKPDEAPSNFINSGYYVFSPKIFNHIEIKDFSQFELDVFPHLARGGMLYGFKDKGQWFDTGTHERYEAVKRDWKDV
- the uppP gene encoding undecaprenyl-diphosphatase UppP, with the translated sequence MLTDYLLSIAAGAIQGVTEFLPISSSGHLVLFHNLFSLVENNLAFDVALHFGTLAALVWYFKEDVINYIQGWLKSLSRFDWQKPEQKIPWLIILATLPAVIFALYAENSIELIFRNNLSVATMLIAFGVLLILADQFSQKKFDITNLGIAAALFIGVAQSLALIPGVSRSGITIIAALAVGLKRFEAAKFSFLLGIPILLAAFLKKLTDLNAYNNNDLVLVILGVLSSAIVGYLVIKYFLKLLQKKSLKIFGWYRIALGLFILILLL
- the pcm gene encoding protein-L-isoaspartate O-methyltransferase, giving the protein MKLINNLIDEGTIKTPAIISAFKAVSRQDFLPPESKHLANQNRPIPIGHGVTNSQPYTVAFMLELLQPQAGQKILDIGSGSAWQTVLLAHIVGDKGSVYAIERIPEIKRFGEQNAKLYNFKNISFYCQDGSHGLPNQAPFDRIVVAAAAAGDYQAIKQQLKVGGRLVIPTAAQDIRLIIRESKHNYREQIFPGFVFVPLISDYS
- a CDS encoding formamidopyrimidine-DNA glycosylase, translating into MPELPEVETLVKELHLKLKGKKIKAIEVKKPKMVKLPLAKFKHQIAGKKIVSVTRRAKMIIVDISGPAFLLIHLKMTGQLVFLSKRGKKISGGHPIGDLGVLPNKYSHVILTFTDGAKLFFNDQRQFGWLRIANDKELNSVLKTYGPEPLEPGLTQSYLNSIIKRYKNRKIKQLLLDQSLISGLGNIYVDEACFYAKIKPTRRSGSLTSKERQDLFLSIKKALRLGIKHGGTTMDHYRHSDGSQGNMREYLKVYGRANKTCLRKNCFGTIKKIKLAQRGTHYCNVCQK